From a region of the Paenibacillus sp. R14(2021) genome:
- a CDS encoding alpha/beta hydrolase yields the protein MKNMTKKSTLSLALAASVLLGLGSTIPTTHAAATSSLVPAKQTLVNQFHIEKSRIGYNVKTGFVQIDGKDAFKPSTSVHGVAYAKLEVLKAVLAKLTAENKKTTFVLVHGAWADASYWTETAAELRKMGYTVYAPEYAGHGTGAKKNVTHADETKSIVDFITSKNLHDVVLLGHSFGGAIIQKTAEQVPDRIKRLVFFDAFAPLDGQSLADQLPAPVQDLFSQLRASTKDDTAPMPFPIFRDTFANTASLSMAQQLYKSAAPEPAAPLFEKLDLKKFYSLNIPKSYLYLTEDQAAPQGPYGFHPNQSSHLGVYRLIIGSGDHMTTVHTEPLQIAEKIVAAGRD from the coding sequence ATGAAAAATATGACGAAAAAATCAACACTCTCTCTTGCGCTTGCAGCATCTGTTCTACTTGGTCTTGGAAGCACGATTCCAACGACGCACGCAGCTGCTACTTCCTCCCTCGTGCCGGCAAAACAAACACTTGTGAATCAGTTCCATATTGAAAAGAGCCGAATCGGCTACAATGTCAAAACGGGCTTCGTCCAAATTGATGGCAAGGATGCATTCAAGCCTTCCACTTCTGTTCACGGCGTTGCTTACGCTAAACTCGAGGTTTTGAAAGCCGTTCTCGCCAAGCTCACTGCTGAGAACAAAAAGACTACATTCGTTCTCGTACACGGCGCATGGGCTGACGCAAGCTACTGGACCGAAACGGCAGCCGAGCTTCGCAAGATGGGCTATACGGTTTACGCTCCTGAATATGCAGGTCATGGCACAGGTGCCAAGAAGAACGTAACCCACGCGGATGAAACCAAATCGATCGTCGACTTCATCACGAGCAAGAATCTTCATGACGTCGTCCTGCTCGGTCACAGCTTCGGCGGAGCGATCATTCAGAAAACAGCCGAGCAAGTACCTGACCGCATCAAACGCCTGGTATTCTTCGATGCATTCGCACCGCTCGACGGCCAAAGCTTGGCGGATCAATTGCCGGCTCCGGTACAGGACCTGTTCTCCCAGCTGAGAGCAAGCACGAAGGACGATACTGCGCCGATGCCGTTCCCAATCTTCCGCGATACGTTTGCGAACACAGCCAGTCTATCGATGGCTCAGCAATTGTACAAGAGCGCGGCGCCAGAGCCTGCAGCACCTCTCTTCGAGAAGCTGGATTTGAAGAAATTCTATTCGCTTAACATTCCGAAGAGCTATCTGTACCTGACTGAGGATCAAGCTGCGCCGCAAGGTCCTTACGGTTTCCATCCGAACCAATCCAGCCATCTCGGCGTTTATCGTTTGATCATCGGTTCAGGCGACCACATGACAACCGTTCACACGGAGC
- a CDS encoding MarR family winged helix-turn-helix transcriptional regulator, translated as MELENMLCFSIYAASRELTKLYRPLLEKFGLTYPQYLVMVVLWEYGHTTVSALGDKLLLDSGTLTPLLKRLQDAGLIDRKRSTDDERKVEIALTEKGASLEAQLSNVSRDLFVDLCKTEKNYLDTLSSVKTLLKDAQALSGRV; from the coding sequence ATGGAACTTGAAAATATGCTTTGCTTCTCAATTTACGCAGCCTCTCGTGAACTCACCAAACTGTATCGGCCGCTTCTTGAGAAGTTTGGCTTAACCTATCCGCAATATCTTGTGATGGTTGTGTTGTGGGAGTATGGGCATACGACGGTATCGGCGTTAGGCGACAAGCTCTTGCTCGATTCCGGCACGTTGACGCCTTTATTGAAACGGCTTCAGGATGCGGGATTGATCGACCGGAAGCGTTCCACCGACGATGAACGGAAAGTCGAGATCGCTTTAACGGAAAAAGGCGCTTCCTTGGAGGCGCAGCTCAGCAATGTATCCCGAGATCTATTCGTCGACCTCTGCAAAACGGAGAAAAATTATTTGGATACATTATCGTCCGTGAAGACGCTGCTGAAGGACGCACAGGCGCTTTCGGGTCGGGTGTAA
- a CDS encoding RNA polymerase sigma factor: protein MGEDYLHDITKLEPPEVDALVRRYWHDVWQYAYFLTRREHLAEDIAQDTFIQAIRRMDTFRGQSSIKSWLFKIARNTAFNYKKSAFLRKVTLVGLFMDTRRSPSAESDYMSTSLTDEIWAAVLRLPRNHREMIILHAHYEMSYNELADLLAISEGTVKSRLYRARAKLAKLLKEADLHETENR, encoded by the coding sequence ATGGGGGAGGATTACCTGCACGATATTACGAAGCTAGAACCGCCTGAAGTCGATGCACTCGTTCGCCGTTATTGGCATGATGTGTGGCAGTACGCGTATTTCCTGACGCGGCGCGAGCATCTGGCCGAAGATATCGCGCAAGATACATTTATCCAGGCGATTCGGCGTATGGACACGTTTCGAGGACAGTCCTCGATCAAAAGCTGGTTGTTCAAAATCGCGCGAAATACCGCGTTTAATTACAAAAAATCCGCTTTTTTGCGCAAGGTTACGCTCGTCGGGTTGTTCATGGATACGCGCAGGTCGCCTTCCGCGGAATCAGACTATATGAGCACAAGCTTGACGGATGAGATCTGGGCGGCTGTGCTTCGCCTGCCGAGGAATCACCGTGAAATGATTATCTTGCATGCGCATTACGAAATGTCTTATAACGAGCTTGCAGACTTGCTGGCCATCTCGGAGGGCACGGTGAAATCCCGTCTATATCGAGCCAGAGCGAAGCTCGCAAAGCTATTGAAGGAGGCGGATCTGCATGAGACGGAGAACAGATGA